The Oscillospiraceae bacterium genome contains the following window.
GAGCTAGGGCAGGGGATAGATCCATGTCATGATTGGGCGTAGGCGTTGTGTATGGCGCAAGAAATCACTTGGCTCTTGGAGTCCTTACAGGTGCAGTCGCAACAGCGGATGATTCTCTCTCTATCCTAATAACTTCTCGGCGCTTTTGTGATGGCTGCGCAGGTAGCGTTTGATGAGTGAGAGTGAGGCCGGGTCGCCCCTGCGGATGTTTGCCATGCCCTGGTGGCTTTGGAGGGTGACTTGGATGCCGTTTTGTCGTAAGGCTGCTTCCGATTCGCGGTCGGCAAAGCCGAAGGGATAAGCAAAGGCGACGGGTTGGCGACCGGTCAGTACTTCTATGGCATCACCGATGCGGCGGCAATCTTCGGCGATAGGGGCTTGATAGGCTTCGGGCGATTCGTTGCGCTTGCGTGTCGCACCGCGTCGTCCTTTGTTGTGGTGTAAGCCCCAACTATGGCTTTGTATATCCCATATGCCGCGCTGCTGCATGGCGCATATCTCGTCCCACAGCACATATGAATAGTTAGGATCAACGGCGTTTTCACGAGTCGATTGCTCGCAAAATTCACCGTTGATAAAGATTGCGGCACGCATGCCGTATTGTGCCAATAACGGTTCGGCGTAATAGACATTGTTGTAATGTCCGTCATCAAAAGTCAGCATAACCGGTTTGTAGGGCAGTTTGCGCCCTCTGTGTACGTAGTTGATTAAATCTTGTGTCACAATGGTGGTGTAGCCGTTGTCGCGTAGAAACTGCAAATCCTTTTCCAACGCGTCAGGCGAAATGCCGTATTCACCGTGACGGCGCGGGCTTTTGATGATGTCGTGATACATCAGCACGGGGATATCGATGCTCTCACGGCTATCTTTTCGGCTAAATGAAAAGCCCGTTAAAAGTGCAAAAAGAGATACGATGGAAAGGTAAAACACTACTTTTTTCATGCTCAGTCACCTCATGTTAATCTCACCTTAGTATGTCGTGAAAAAAGGGTTGCAAACGAGGTGATTTTTTGGTAAAATGTCGTAAATTACAAAAATAGGAGGATTTCACCATGAGTAAAATTATTCTGACCGCGGACAGCGGCTGCGATCTCGGGCCTGAGTTGATTGCCAAGTACGACATACGCATTATTCCTATCCATGTGACGTTGGAGGGCAAAGAGTATCTCGACGGTGTGGGCATGACCTCGGAAGAAATGTTGCAAATTTGTGAGGCCAAAGGCATTGTGCCTAAGACATCGGCACTCAATCCGACAGAATTGGAAGAATTTTTCAAGCCGCTGATTGCCGATGGTAGCCAAGTTGTCCATATCAGTATATCGTCGGCGGTATCGACATCTTATCAAAGCGCGGTGCTGGCGGCGAGCGATTTGGAAGGCGTACATATCGTGGACAGCAAGACGCTGTCTGCGGGCATGGCGCTGCTGATGTGCAAGGCTTATGAAATGCGTGAGGCCGGGTTAGCAGCGGCGGATATTGCTGAGAAATTAACGGCGTTGACGCAGAAGACACGCGCCAGTTTTGTGCTTGAAACGCCGGAATGGCTGCATAAAGGCGGCCGCATTTCGACGGCAAAATTTGTGGTGGCAAGCGCATTGGGCATTAAGCCCTGCATAGAAGTTGACACTTTGACCGGTACGATGGGGCCGGGTAAAAAATATCGCGGCAAGTTTGACAAGGCGTTGCTGCAATATGTTGATGATAAACTGGCGAACGCCGAATACGATAACGATCGTATTTTTATTACCCATGCGGGTGTTGAGGACAGCCTGATTGAGCAAGTCAAGATGAAGATTTGCGAAGTGGCTGATTTTAAAGAGATTATTGTGACGCGTGCTGGCATGACGATAACGACACACTGCGGACGTAATACACTAGGTGTGCTGTTTGTGGCTAAGTGAGGAAGCACCTCTTTGTTCTCAATCCGGCGGCAGGTAAGCGCGATAATGTGCGAGAATTGCGGCAGCGGATAGACGCGCTGGAAACAGAGGAACAAGCGATATTGATAGTGACAGAACATCCCTGTCATGCCATAGATATTGTACGTGAGCAAGCCGTCAACCATGACGGCTTGCTCGTTGCCTATGCCTGCGGCGGCGACGGTACGCTCAATGAGGTTATCAATGGTGCTGCGGGGCTGTCTAATGTGCATGTCACACATTATCCGTGTGGAACGGGAAACGACTTTTTGAAGTGTTTCGATGGCAAGGTTTCCGATTTTTTAGATATTTCGGCATTAATGCGCGGTGAAACAATGGATATTGATTTATACAGCGTCAATGGGCGGTATGGTATTAACATCGGCAGCGTGGGACTGGACAGCCGTGTGGGAGCTGAAGTGCATCGTTTTAAGCGTTGGCCGTTGGTCAACCACAAGATGGCGTATAATTTGTCGGTGCTATACAATGTGGCCAAGGGCGTCGGTGCAAACTATCACGTCAGCATTGACGGGCAGTTGTGTAATGATTCGTTTACGCTGCTCAATGCCTGCAATGGGCGGTATTATGGCGGCGGTTTTTACGCTATGCCCGATGCTGTACCGAATGACGGATTGCTTGACTTTCTTATTGTCAAGCGTGTATCGCGTTTTGGGGTGGCAAAAGTTATTGGCAAATATGCCAAGGGTCGGTATCATGAGTTGGGCGACATTGTGACGTATATACGCGGCAAGAAGCTGGAAGTCGTTGCTGACAAACCTATGCCGATCAATCTTGACGGTGAAATTGTCCGTGCGCGTGTGGCGACATTTGCAGTGGCGGAAGAGAAAATCAAGTTTGTCATGCCAGAAGGTGTGAAATTGAGGTAGAGCGCTTGTGCAACACGCGCTGGTGACTTCCCAGCCATTGTTATCATATGATCTACAATTTTTTTGGCACAGACAATAGGTGTGAAAAATGCGTGAAAACAAGAGAAAATTCAAGCATGATGGAAATATTTTTGTGTGCTATGATTTCGTGAGCGAAAATGCATAGTTTTTGCTGAAATATGAACTTGCTATTTGGGCGGAAAATCTTTACAATAGATAGTGGTTTAGCAGTCTGTTGCAGTGAGTGCTAAGAAAAGAAGACATTGGAGGAAGCAAGTATGAAACTTAAACCCTTAGCCGATCGTGTTGTCTTGCAGCTCGTGGAGAGCGAAGAGACAACTAAAAGCGGCATCATTTTGGCAAGTTCGGCACAGGAAAAGCCGCAAGTGGCGAAAGTTATCGCTGTAGGGCCGGGTGGAAACGTTGACGGTAAGGACGTTGTTATGCACGTCAAGACCGGCGACAAGGTCATTACCAGTAAATACTCGGGCACCGAAGTGAAAGTTGACGGTGATGAATACACAATCGTGCGTCAGGGTGATATCCTGGCCGTTGTGGAATAGGGAGGAATAAAATATGTCTAAAATTATTATTTTTGGCGAAGAGGCACGCCGCTCGCTTGAGCGCGGCGTCAACGCATTGGCGGATACCGTTAAAGTGACGATGGGACCCAAAGGCCGCAACGTGGTATTGGACAAGAAGTTTGGTTCGCCGTTGGTGACCAATGATGGCGTGACGATTGCCAAGGAAATTGAGCTCGACGACGCCTTTGAAAACATGGGCGCACAGCTTGTTAAAGAAGTTGCGACAAAGACAAACGACATTGCCGGTGATGGTACGACGACGGCGACTTTGTTGGCGCAAGGGTTAATTCGTGACGGCATGAAAAACGTTGCTGCCGGCGCAAATCCGATGGTTATGAAAAAAGGCATTGCCGATGCGGTTGAGGCTGCTGTGGCAAACATTGTCAAGGATTCGGTCAAAGTGAAAGACAGCGGCGATATTGCGCGTGTCGGTGCGATTTCGAGCGGTGATGAGCAAATTGGTAAGCTAATCGCTGAAGCGATGGATAAAGTGACGGCCGACGGCGTTATTACTGTTGAGGAGTCGAAGACGGTTGAGACGTACTCGGAAGTTGTTGAGGGTATGCAGTTTGACCGCGGCTATATTTCGCAGTACATGGTGACCGATAACGACAAAATGGAAGCTGTCATTGACGATGCACTGGTGTTGATTACCGATAAGAAAATCACGAGCGTGCAAGACTTGCTGCCGCTGTTGGAGCAAATCGTGCCGACGGGCAAGAAGTTGGTTATCATTGCTGAAGATGTTGAGGGTGAAGCACTCGCTACACTGTTGCTCAACCGCATTCGCGGCACTTTCCACGCGGTTTGCGTCAAAGCGCCGGGATTCGGCGACCGCCGCAAAGAAATGCTGAAAGACATTGCCATCTTGACGGGCGGCGAAGTCATCAGCGACGAGTTGGCGCTTGACCTGAAAGATACGACTGTTGAGCAACTCGGACGCGCGCGTCAAATTAAAGTGCAAAAAGAGAACACCATCATTGTTGACGGTGCCGGTGACAAGAAAGACATTTCGGCGCGTATCGGCCAAATCCGTGCGCAAATTGAGACGACGACATCAGACTTTGACCGTGAAAAGCTGCAAGAGCGCTTGGCGAAGCTGTCAGGCGGTGTGGCTGTGCTGAAAGTTGGTGCGGCGACCGAAGTTGAGATGAAAGAAAAGAAGCTGCGCATTGAAGACGCGCTTAACGCGACGCGCGCGGCTGTTGAAGAGGGCATTGTGCCGGGCGGCGGCGTGGCTTATGTCGCGGCGATGAAATCGGTCGAGAAACTGCTCAAAGATAAGAGTGGCGACGAGAAGACCGGCGTGTCGATCGTGCTGTCGGCGTTGGCTGAGCCTGTACGTCAAATCGCGGCGAATGCCGGCGTTGAGGGCAGCGTTGTGCTGGACAAAATCCGCAGTGCCGACAAGAAAAACTACGGTTACGACGCGCTCAGTGCGGCGTATGGCGATATGATTGACATGGGCATTGTTGACCCGGCGAAAGTGG
Protein-coding sequences here:
- a CDS encoding polysaccharide deacetylase family protein; translated protein: MKKVVFYLSIVSLFALLTGFSFSRKDSRESIDIPVLMYHDIIKSPRRHGEYGISPDALEKDLQFLRDNGYTTIVTQDLINYVHRGRKLPYKPVMLTFDDGHYNNVYYAEPLLAQYGMRAAIFINGEFCEQSTRENAVDPNYSYVLWDEICAMQQRGIWDIQSHSWGLHHNKGRRGATRKRNESPEAYQAPIAEDCRRIGDAIEVLTGRQPVAFAYPFGFADRESEAALRQNGIQVTLQSHQGMANIRRGDPASLSLIKRYLRSHHKSAEKLLG
- a CDS encoding DegV family protein, which encodes MSKIILTADSGCDLGPELIAKYDIRIIPIHVTLEGKEYLDGVGMTSEEMLQICEAKGIVPKTSALNPTELEEFFKPLIADGSQVVHISISSAVSTSYQSAVLAASDLEGVHIVDSKTLSAGMALLMCKAYEMREAGLAAADIAEKLTALTQKTRASFVLETPEWLHKGGRISTAKFVVASALGIKPCIEVDTLTGTMGPGKKYRGKFDKALLQYVDDKLANAEYDNDRIFITHAGVEDSLIEQVKMKICEVADFKEIIVTRAGMTITTHCGRNTLGVLFVAK
- a CDS encoding diacylglycerol kinase family lipid kinase, with translation MRKHLFVLNPAAGKRDNVRELRQRIDALETEEQAILIVTEHPCHAIDIVREQAVNHDGLLVAYACGGDGTLNEVINGAAGLSNVHVTHYPCGTGNDFLKCFDGKVSDFLDISALMRGETMDIDLYSVNGRYGINIGSVGLDSRVGAEVHRFKRWPLVNHKMAYNLSVLYNVAKGVGANYHVSIDGQLCNDSFTLLNACNGRYYGGGFYAMPDAVPNDGLLDFLIVKRVSRFGVAKVIGKYAKGRYHELGDIVTYIRGKKLEVVADKPMPINLDGEIVRARVATFAVAEEKIKFVMPEGVKLR
- a CDS encoding co-chaperone GroES produces the protein MKLKPLADRVVLQLVESEETTKSGIILASSAQEKPQVAKVIAVGPGGNVDGKDVVMHVKTGDKVITSKYSGTEVKVDGDEYTIVRQGDILAVVE
- the groL gene encoding chaperonin GroEL (60 kDa chaperone family; promotes refolding of misfolded polypeptides especially under stressful conditions; forms two stacked rings of heptamers to form a barrel-shaped 14mer; ends can be capped by GroES; misfolded proteins enter the barrel where they are refolded when GroES binds) — translated: MSKIIIFGEEARRSLERGVNALADTVKVTMGPKGRNVVLDKKFGSPLVTNDGVTIAKEIELDDAFENMGAQLVKEVATKTNDIAGDGTTTATLLAQGLIRDGMKNVAAGANPMVMKKGIADAVEAAVANIVKDSVKVKDSGDIARVGAISSGDEQIGKLIAEAMDKVTADGVITVEESKTVETYSEVVEGMQFDRGYISQYMVTDNDKMEAVIDDALVLITDKKITSVQDLLPLLEQIVPTGKKLVIIAEDVEGEALATLLLNRIRGTFHAVCVKAPGFGDRRKEMLKDIAILTGGEVISDELALDLKDTTVEQLGRARQIKVQKENTIIVDGAGDKKDISARIGQIRAQIETTTSDFDREKLQERLAKLSGGVAVLKVGAATEVEMKEKKLRIEDALNATRAAVEEGIVPGGGVAYVAAMKSVEKLLKDKSGDEKTGVSIVLSALAEPVRQIAANAGVEGSVVLDKIRSADKKNYGYDALSAAYGDMIDMGIVDPAKVARSALQNAASIAAMVLTTESLVSDKKEPAPPAPPMPGGGGMDMY